CTAAAAATGTCTTTAGCTTTTCCTTAATTTCTTTTGCTTCTTGAAATGAGCCAATAAAACCAAGTAGAAAATCGTCTGCATAGCGGACGTACTTTAGCCTTCTATATTCAGGGTCACGGACATCTTTAGAAGGCATTTTCTGGTATTTAATTTCCAGTTGACGCGCTTTATCAAATTGTCCATGTTTCCTGAAATACCAGGCAAGTTTTACGAGTTTTGAATACTCCGAATTTTCTGCCCGACATTTACCAGATGTATACTCTCGGATGAGTGTCTGTTCGATAAATGTATCGAATTTGTCAAGATAGATATTTGCGAGTATGGGTGATATAATCGAGCCTTGCGGCGTTCCGCTCAGGGTAGAGTAATATTTCCATTGCTCACAATAACCTGCTTTTAGCAAATTTTCAATCAATCTCAGAAAGCGATTATCTTGGATTTTCTCGCGGAGAATTGACATTAAGATTTTATGGTCTATATTGTCAAAGCATCCACGGATATCTCCTTCGATAAACCACTTGGTTCCTTGCCAAGTGCGGTCTATTATTGTTAATGCCGTATGGCATCCACGATTGGGTCTAAAACCATGACTGCTGTTGGAAAATTGAGGTTCGTAGTACGCTTCTAATATTAAACGTATTACTTCTTGAACCAATTTATCATTCCATGTGGGAATACCCAGGGGTCGAGTTTTCCCATTTTTCTTGGGAATATTAATTCGCCGTACTGGTGTCCACCGAAAACGTTCATAGCGAATATCTTCTATGAGGTTTTCAATCTTTTTAATGGACATCCCATCAACAGTTTCTGGTGTAACCCCTTGCGTCATCGCCCCATCATTTTTATAGATGCGGCTGTACGCTAAAAGGTACAGATTTGGATTGAAAAGTTGCCTGTAGATATCATCCAGAGGTAAACCACGATAACCTCTGTCTCGAATTACACTTAAAACCGTTTCGGCATTTCGCATCTCGCGTACCTCTCGATACAAGTGTGAAGAATACCTGTTCCCCTTCGCCATGTGGACGGCTTTCCCGTCCTCGGACTACTATGAGAACTCTGTAACCATAGGGGTCGCCCCCCGTAGGTCATCCCGCGCTTTATTAACTCGGTACGTAATAGTGTGATTTAGGTGTCCCACTCATTCGTTGAGCCATCTCATCGGTGGCTGACTTCGTTTGAAGAAGTTGTGTGGTTCAAATGCTTAAAACTACACACAAACGATTATTCCTTTCAGGCGTTGTAGGAATAGGCAATCGAGTATACCGTCAGAATTGGGCTTCAAGTAGTTTAACTTTCACCATGTCACACAGGTCTTGCCGGACAATAGTTTTAACGCCTTCTCTCTATTCCCGGCTTTACCAACATGCTGTTGTCCCTTTTGTCTTTCGACTCCAGGTAAGTTGGTTAACCTAGAGACCATCTCCTCATTCTCTCCCAACTTGGTTGGGGATACCGCATTAACTGTCGCGGCGCACACACTTTTCGATATCGAGTTCTATAACCCGCTTGTTGATTCCATTGGCATCAGCTTTTAAGTTTTGAAACAAGATTCTCTGTGCATCGTGTGCCGAGCGTCCTGGTCTAAAACCGTAACTGCGTTCGTGGAATAGTGCTTCATGTGCGGGTTCTATTGCGTATTTTGCGAGACATTGCCACGTTCTATCCGCAATAGTTGGAATTTTAAGCATCCGCGTAGTGCCATCCTTCTTGGGAATCGGGATGGAGCGTAACTTTTGGTGCATCCAATTGTTAACGGATATCTTCAGCAGTTCCTCTAGTTCAAAGCGCTCCTTAAAGATAAGGGACTTTTTACCGTCAACTCCTGCCGTTTTCTTTCCCGCATTTAGCTGTGATACTTGACGAATTGCCAAAAATCTAGCCGCTTTGGATTTCAGAATAAGCTTTTGAAGTGACAAAGCTTTACGCTTGTTTCCTTCTCGAATAGCTTTGAACACTCGACATTGTAGGCGAAATAAATCGCGTCGGAATTTCTTCCAATTTAGATTTCTCCAAGATTCACTAGCCTCGTGACTGTGCCTAATCATGCTCTGACTCCGTTAAGTGTTTTCTGAATACCTCAGCGAAATTACTCGCTGTCCTACCCGAATCAAAGGGGTTCCGTATCTCGCCTTACCTACTTGGGATTCGACCGTCCCAAGACCTTTGATTCGTTTTTATTCGTTCCCTCAGATGATTGTTTGTTCCGGTAGGTGTAGCCAATTTAACCATCAGAAACCCTGGATTCAGCTGCTATTAAGCTCAAGGATGCAGCGGGTTTTGAACTCTGATGAAGTCGGGGTGTTTCGGCATTTATGCCCCGCTTTTCTTTTGGGTTACTTTTCTAGGCTCGGTTTCACCGTAGGAACTCCCTGTTAGCGCCAGTGTCAACCCATAACAGTTGTCTGATTGCGCCCTGTTCCCAGCTTCACTCTACAAGAATCGAGCTTGTTCGGTGTGGGCAGATAAGGAGTCACGCTTGAATCTAGCGGGTAAGGCTTTCACTTACATCGGTCTGAGAGTTTAACCCAAGGGGGTTAGAATGGCTATTTTACGGACTGATTACCGTGATTCCCCATTCAACGAATCGCACGAACTTTAAAGACTGGGCGACCAGAGTAATGTTTATTTCTCTGATATTCGTCGCTCTGATTGTGGTGTTGCTTGCGGGTAGAGCCACACAATTACAAAATAATACATCAAATCCGGCGTTGGCGCAGCCCAACCCAGGCATTGCTTCTTGGAGTCAATATCCAAATGTACAAATGCGATCGCGCTCAAAACCAAGCAGCGCTGCAAATCCTCCCAAATCTCTATTCAAAACGACTGAGGCTTTTACAAGGTACAGACCCAGATATGAGATTGCTTGGGCAGATCCAAGCAACTACGGAGAGCGTTATACCAAAGACTTTAATGGTGTACCTGTTAACAATCTACCAATTATAGTCCTTCATGAAACGTCTAATTCTGCCCAGAGTGCGATTAATTTTTTTCAAACACCACATACCGACGAAAATGTGCAAGCGAGTTACCACGCCATAATAAAGTTAGATGGGACAGTTATTTATACAGTCCCACCAAATAAACGCGCTTTTGGTGCTGCAAATTCAGTTTTTGACAGTGCTAACGGTTCCGAAACCGTGAAAACTAATTTGAATTTACCACCATCTGTAAATAATTTTGCTTATCACGTCTCTTTGGAAACCCCCCCAGACGGTTGGACTGACACAGAACCAATTCATAGCGGTTACACTGATGCTCAATATTATTCTTTGGCTTGGTTAATCGCTCAAAGTGATGTCCCAGAAGATCGCATTACCACCCATCGTCTAGTAGATCGTTCCGGAACACGAATCGATCCCAGAAGTTTTGATGGAAAGAAGTTTCTCAACTTACTTCATAATTTTCGTCAAGTAAGTGAATAATGACTCAGCAACCAAGAACGCAATAATAAAGTAAGAAAGCTAAAATTAAAGCCTAGCTTGCTGTTCAAAGCAATTTTATACTTATATATAAGGACAGTTATGAACGCAATTACTATCAACTTTAATAATGTCCTCAAACTTAGCGACGACCAATTTTATCAACTGTGTCGTGATAATCCCGATGTCAAATTTGAACGTAATGCTTTTGGAGAACTAATTATAATGTCACCAACCGGGGGAGAAACAGGAAAATGTAATGCCAAACTAACTACGCGATTTGTCCTGTGGAACGAACAAACTCAATTGGGTGAGGTATTCGACTCCTCCACCTGTTTTAAACTCCCCAATGGTTCGGATCGCTCCCCCGATGTAGCTTGGATAAAACTAGAGAGGTGGAATGCCCTTACATCAGAACAACGCGAAAAGTTTCCTCCTATCGCTCCCGATTTTGTGTTGGAGTTAATGTCCCCATCCGATAATTTGAGTGAAACGCAAGCCAAAATGCAAGAATATATGAATGCAGGTGTAAAATTAGGTTGGCTAATTGATAGAAAAACTCACCGTGTTGAAATTTATCGACAAGGGCAACCAAAAGAAGTATTAGAGTCTCCTACAAGCTTATCTGGAGAAGATATATTACCTGGTTTTGTCTTAGATTTACTTTTAGTCTGGGGTTAATATTTTCCAAAGATAAAAATATATGTGAAAAATACTTATAATTCCAAAGCCTTTATTAGGCAAACATTCACCTGATTAATCGCTTCACCAAAAAGAGAACCCAGCTTTCTGAGAATCATCGTCTTGTTCAAAGTAAAAATTGATTCACAGCGAATTACAGGCTCAACTCTAATACCTGCACGAGTAATTTCCTCTCCCGTTATCAAGTATTGCGTTGCTGTTAGCGGACGATTAGTATTAGAGGTGCAATGCACAACCATTACATCATCAAGAATTTGATTCAACCGATCTGTTGAAACGACCAGAGCAGGGCGAATTTTAAGCTGTTGAAACTGAGTCGAAGGCATTGACACCCGACATAGTACCACATCACCGCGCTGTAAGTTCATCAGCAAAGATTTTGTCGTAAATATCATTCTCAGCGCTTAACCAATCCTGATAAGCTTGAGATTCTATCGGATAAACAGGTTTTTTGCCACTTTGAAGAGAAACAGCTAAATCCAGCAGTATTGATAATTGCTCATCGTTGAGTTGCTCAATAATGCATTCTAGTTCTTTACGGATGTTCATGGGATTTCCCATTGTTAGTTACTTTGAATTTATGCGTCTAAAGACTGCGTTTGACTAAAACTATAAATTGTTTGCGTCTTCAATTGTTCGCAACAAATCGATGAAGGTAAAGTTCCATCAGGAAAGGTTTGCCGATCGCATTGCACTTGCAAATGACTCAAAGGATCAATCCCTGGAGAAATCAGAAATTCAAACTTCTCTATATAAGGCAAGGTTGCCAAATTGTCAAGTATTTGACCGATCGCCTGTACATAAGGATGACTGTTTTGCTGATACCAATCAGGTGCTGCGAGTTGCGGTTGATCTAATCCCAAATGTACTGTTAAAGATGGTTTGTCAAATAAAGCGATCGCTAAGGGACGCGCTTCTTCTTGCAACAATAAATCATGACTTTTCGCTAAATGTCGCAGCTTTTCTAAACGTTCATAACGTTCCGTTACAGCTTCTGGGTCATCTTGCCAATGAATCGCTACTGTTACCAAATAAGTCTGCAACAGCATATGATCCAGCTTTTTCGCCTTTGTTGCCAGATAATAAGAATTGTAGTCGTTTGCCTCAATCAACAAGGGTACGCGATCGACTACTTCCAATCCGTAACCCTTGACTCCAGCAATTTTCCGAGGATTATTGGTAATTAAGCGAATCTTATGCACGCCTAAATCCATCAGCATTTGCGCTCCCATACCATAATCTCGCAAATCGGCAGGAAATCCCAAACGCTCGTTTGCCTCAACCGTATCCAGTCCCATATCCTGGAAGCTGTAAGCCTTCAACTTATTAATCAAGCCGATGCCCCGTCCTTCTTGACGCAGGTATACTACGACACCTTTCCCTGCCTGCTCAATCATTTTCAGAGCGGCTTGCAATTGCAATTGACAATCACAGCGCAGAGAACCTAAAGCGTCACCTGTCAGGCATTCGGAATGCATACGCACCATTACAGGCTCATCTTTAAATGTAGCTGGGTCGCCTTTGACAATCGCGACATGTTCAGTATTATCCAGAGTGTGGCGGTAGCCATAAATTTCAAACTTACCGTACTGACTCGGTAATTTTGTCACGACATCGCGATAAACCAAGCGATCGTGTTTGAGGCGATAACTGATTAAATCAGCAATGCTAATAATTTTCAGCTTATGA
Above is a genomic segment from Tolypothrix sp. NIES-4075 containing:
- a CDS encoding reverse transcriptase/maturase family protein, with amino-acid sequence MRNAETVLSVIRDRGYRGLPLDDIYRQLFNPNLYLLAYSRIYKNDGAMTQGVTPETVDGMSIKKIENLIEDIRYERFRWTPVRRINIPKKNGKTRPLGIPTWNDKLVQEVIRLILEAYYEPQFSNSSHGFRPNRGCHTALTIIDRTWQGTKWFIEGDIRGCFDNIDHKILMSILREKIQDNRFLRLIENLLKAGYCEQWKYYSTLSGTPQGSIISPILANIYLDKFDTFIEQTLIREYTSGKCRAENSEYSKLVKLAWYFRKHGQFDKARQLEIKYQKMPSKDVRDPEYRRLKYVRYADDFLLGFIGSFQEAKEIKEKLKTFLAENLQLELSPEKTLITNARNEAASFLGYEILVQYSDDKHTNGKRSINGIIALRIPARFLEEKCALYMRNGKPIHRPELINDDDFTIINIFQSEFRGYVQFYSLAQNIAWLRKLQWVMSSSLMKTLACKYRTSVAKICAKFNKTVKLPQGLRKCVEITVPVEGKKPLVARFGGIQLKRNLKATILDLPTNRKPAFRNELIKRLLADECEICGAKGNIEVHHIRALKDLKIKGRKEKPQWMQIMSARRRKTLMVCPQCHDAIHAGKPTCNRVS
- a CDS encoding peptidoglycan recognition protein family protein, whose product is MFISLIFVALIVVLLAGRATQLQNNTSNPALAQPNPGIASWSQYPNVQMRSRSKPSSAANPPKSLFKTTEAFTRYRPRYEIAWADPSNYGERYTKDFNGVPVNNLPIIVLHETSNSAQSAINFFQTPHTDENVQASYHAIIKLDGTVIYTVPPNKRAFGAANSVFDSANGSETVKTNLNLPPSVNNFAYHVSLETPPDGWTDTEPIHSGYTDAQYYSLAWLIAQSDVPEDRITTHRLVDRSGTRIDPRSFDGKKFLNLLHNFRQVSE
- a CDS encoding Uma2 family endonuclease translates to MNAITINFNNVLKLSDDQFYQLCRDNPDVKFERNAFGELIIMSPTGGETGKCNAKLTTRFVLWNEQTQLGEVFDSSTCFKLPNGSDRSPDVAWIKLERWNALTSEQREKFPPIAPDFVLELMSPSDNLSETQAKMQEYMNAGVKLGWLIDRKTHRVEIYRQGQPKEVLESPTSLSGEDILPGFVLDLLLVWG
- a CDS encoding type II toxin-antitoxin system PemK/MazF family toxin; the protein is MNLQRGDVVLCRVSMPSTQFQQLKIRPALVVSTDRLNQILDDVMVVHCTSNTNRPLTATQYLITGEEITRAGIRVEPVIRCESIFTLNKTMILRKLGSLFGEAINQVNVCLIKALEL
- the ribBA gene encoding bifunctional 3,4-dihydroxy-2-butanone-4-phosphate synthase/GTP cyclohydrolase II, whose protein sequence is MSQSQTTSSTLEFDLIDAALADLKAGRSVVVVDDENRENEGDLICAAQFATPDMINFMAVEARGLICLAMTGDRLDELDLPLMVSNITDTNQTAFTVSIDAGPHLGVSTGISAEDRARTIQVTLNPATQPSDLRRPGHIFPIRAKKGGVLKRAGHTEAAVDLARLSGLYPAGVICEIQNPDGSMARLPQLFEYAKHHKLKIISIADLISYRLKHDRLVYRDVVTKLPSQYGKFEIYGYRHTLDNTEHVAIVKGDPATFKDEPVMVRMHSECLTGDALGSLRCDCQLQLQAALKMIEQAGKGVVVYLRQEGRGIGLINKLKAYSFQDMGLDTVEANERLGFPADLRDYGMGAQMLMDLGVHKIRLITNNPRKIAGVKGYGLEVVDRVPLLIEANDYNSYYLATKAKKLDHMLLQTYLVTVAIHWQDDPEAVTERYERLEKLRHLAKSHDLLLQEEARPLAIALFDKPSLTVHLGLDQPQLAAPDWYQQNSHPYVQAIGQILDNLATLPYIEKFEFLISPGIDPLSHLQVQCDRQTFPDGTLPSSICCEQLKTQTIYSFSQTQSLDA